Proteins found in one Mangifera indica cultivar Alphonso chromosome 15, CATAS_Mindica_2.1, whole genome shotgun sequence genomic segment:
- the LOC123197340 gene encoding protease Do-like 8, chloroplastic, with amino-acid sequence MQISVCNSWSSLQSLRLFNFPKRLLLSQPVCSDDGTNHIVLSSQCNNISTQRNCIEELVEVKSFNPITKRQMLLTSCFMYLWYHPSRYLSAQALGDPSVTIEQVTPPVFPSGALFPTEERIVQLFEKNTYSVVNIFDATLRPQLKLTGVVEIPEGNGSGVVWDGLGHIVTNYHVIGNALSRNPGQGQVVARVNVLAAEGVQKNFEGKLVGADRAKDLAVLKVEASEDLLRPIKVGQSSSLKVGQQCLAIGNPFGFDHTLTVGVISGLNRDIFSQTGVTIGGGIQTDAAINPGNSGGPLLDSKGNLIGINTAIFTQTGTSAGVGFAIPSTTVLKIVPQLIQFGKVVRAGLNLDIAPDLVANQLNVRNGALVLQVPANSLAAKAGILPTTRGFAGNIVLGDIIVAVGNNPVKSKAELDKTLDDYNVGDKVILKIQRGNENLELPIILEEKTS; translated from the exons ATGCAAATTTCAGTATGCAATTCTTGGTCTTCACTACAATCACTTAGACTATTTAACTTCCCAAAACGCCTTCTCTTGAGCCAGCCAGTCTGTTCTGATGATGGAACTAATCATATTGTTTTGTCTTCTCAGTGCAATAACATTTCCACTCAAAg AAACTGTATTGAGGAGTTGGTTGAAGTCAAATCTTTTAATCCTATAACAAAGAGGCAGATGTTGCTCACCAGTTGTTTCATGTATTTGTGGTATCATCCTTCAAGGTACTTATCAG CTCAAGCTTTAGGGGATCCCTCTGTGACAATAGAGCAAGTAACTCCTCCTGTTTTTCCATCTGGAGCACTCTTCCCCACTGAG GAAAGAATTGTCCAACTGTTTGAGAAGAATACATATTCTGTTGTTAACATATTTGATGCCACATTGCGGCCCCAACTAAAATTAACCGGTGTTGTTGAG ATTCCTGAAGGCAATGGTTCTGGGGTAGTCTGGGATGGACTGGGACACATTGTCACAAACTATCATG TGATAGGAAATGCTCTTTCAAGAAACCCAGGCCAGGGCCAAGTTGTTGCACGAGTTAATGTTTTAGCCGCGGAAGG GGTGCAAAAGAATTTCGAGGGTAAGTTGGTCGGTGCTGACCGCGCGAAGGATCTCGCTGTCTTAAAG GTAGAAGCCTCTGAAGATCTATTGAGGCCGATTAAAGTGGGACAGTCTTCGTCTCTAAAAGTTGGGCAGCAATGTCTAGCAATTGGAAATCCATTTGGCTTCGATCACACTCTCACGGTTGGGGTTATCAGTGGATTGAACAGAGATATTTTTAGTCAAACTGGAGTCACAATTGGCGGTGGAATTCAAACAGATGCCGCGATCAATCCAGGAAACAG TGGAGGACCTTTACTGGATTCTAAAGGAAACTTAATTGGGATCAATACGGCTATATTTACACAAACAG GGACATCGGCGGGTGTTGGGTTCGCCATCCCTTCAACAACAGTGCTCAAGATTGTACCTCAACTGATCCAATTTGGCAAA GTTGTTCGAGCTGGTTTGAATCTGGATATTGCTCCTGACTTGGTTGCGAATCAACTTAATGTTCGAAATGGAGCCCTTGTTCTACAG GTTCCTGCAAATAGCCTTGCAGCCAAAGCTGGGATACTTCCCACCACAAGGGGTTTTGCTGGTAATATTGTATTAGGAGATATCATTGTAGCTGTTGGAAACAATCCC GTTAAAAGCAAAGCAGAGCTAGACAAAACCTTGGATGACTATAATGTTGGGGATAAAGTGATCTTAAAAATTCAAAGGGGCAATGAAAACTTGGAACTCCCCATTATTCTAGAGGAGAAGACTTCATGA
- the LOC123197887 gene encoding DExH-box ATP-dependent RNA helicase DExH18, mitochondrial, translated as MGRGQASTLFRICTWGKNALGARVLSWNRYVHSCGQFERSLLEKEKFSPVLDVPKREFSTTFIDLVRLHLPSKDSNCTDFRHVNARLFSSSGKKVNFVDDGSASVSEMVELEENDSLSLEESVGGDGTGDSVFSLKMIESEFTNDDVGSSDSSRFQLVSTWDPVELYKELRNAEKGAKQKRSDWEVLREVFQSFSNSGWAANQALAIYIGKSFFPTAASKFRSFFFKKCPDEVAKYLVWLGPSDEAVKFLFPVFVEFCLEKFPDEIKRFKSMVESADLTKPHTWFPFARAMKRKIIYHCGPTNSGKTYNALQRFMEAKKGIYCSPLRLLAMEVFDKVNANGVYCSLLTGQEKKRVPFSNHIACTVEMVSTDEMYDVAVIDEIQMMADPSRGFAWTRAVLGLMADEIHLCGDPSVLDVVRKICSETGDELYEQHYERFKPLVVEAKTLLGDLKNVRSGDCVVAFSRREIFEVKLAIEKHTNHRCCVIYGALPPETRRQQANLFNDQGNEFDVLVASDAVGMGLNLNIRRVVFYNLSKYNGDKIVPVPASQVKQIAGRAGRRGSIYPDGLTTTLHLEDLDYLIECLKQPFEPVKKVGLFPFFEQVELFAGQLSNVTFCQLLEKFGENCRLDGSYFLCKHDHIKKVANMLEKVPGLSLEDRFNFCFAPVNIRDPKAMYHLLRFATSYSQNVAVSVAMGMPKGSARNDAELLDLETKHQVLSMYLWLSNQFKGDVFPYVKKVEEMAVNIAELLGQSLANASWKPESRQAGKPKPQEKEGGYERPRSLIKAYERKRQDETPLPEHSETVAA; from the exons ATGGGGAGGGGCCAAGCATCTACTCTGTTTCGAATTTGTACTTGGGGGAAAAATGCTCTTGGGGCAAGGGTTCTGTCGTGGAATCGATATGTTCATTCTTGTGGGCAATTTGAGAGGTCGCTattggagaaagaaaaattCAGCCCCGTATTGGATGTGCCCAAACGTGAATTCTCGACCACCTTTATAGACTTGGTTCGTCTGCATTTGCCTTCAAAGGACAGTAATTGTACGGATTTTAGGCATGTCAATGCAAGACTGTTTTCTTCATccggtaaaaaagttaattttgttgatgatgGTAGTGCTTCTGTATCAGAAATGGTGGAGTTGGAGGAAAATGATAGTTTGAGCTTGGAAGAAAGTGTAGGTGGTGATGGAACTGGAGATAGtgttttcagtttgaaaatgattgaaTCGGAATTTACTAATGATGATGTGGGTAGCAGCGACTCTAGCAGGTTTCAGCTGGTTTCGACCTGGGATCCTGTGGAGTTGTATAAAGAGCTAAGGAATGCTGAAAAGGGTGCCAAGCAAAAACGGTCTGATTGGGAGGTCCTACGGGAAGTTTTTCAATCCTTTTCGAATTCAGGGTGGGCAGCCAATCAGGCTCTTGCAATTTACATTGGCAAGTCGTTTTTCCCTACGGCTGCTAGCAAGTTTCGGagctttttcttcaagaaatgTCCCGATGAAGTTGCCAAGTATTTGGTGTGGCTTGGTCCATCTGATGAGGCTGTAAAGTTTCTTTTCCCCGTATTTGTTGAGTTCTGCTTGGAAAAGTTTCCTGATGAGATTAAGCGGTTTAAAAGTATGGTGGAGTCGGCTGATCTCACAAAGCCACACACTTGGTTTCCTTTTGCACGAGCGATGAAACGTAAGATTATTTATCATTGCGGTCCAACAAACAGTGGTAAGACATACAATGCTTTGCAGCGATTTATGGAAGCAAAGAAGGGTATTTATTGCAGCCCTTTGAGGCTCTTGGCTATGGAAGTTTTTGACAAAGTGAATGCCAATGGTGTTTATTGTAGTCTTCTTACAGGTCAAGAAAAGAAACGTGTTCCATTTTCTAATCATATTGCTTGCACGGTGGAAATGGTGTCAACAGATGAAATGTATGATGTTGCTGTCATTGATGAAATCCAGATGATGGCAGATCCATCTAGAGGTTTTGCATGGACAAGAGCAGTGCTTGGATTAATGGCAGATGAAATACATTTGTGTGGAGATCCAAGTGTTCTGGATGTTGTTCGGAAGATATGTTCGGAAACTGGAGATGAGTTGTATGAGCAACACTATGAGAGGTTCAAACCATTAGTTGTTGAGGCCAAGACCTTGTTAGGAGATCTTAAAAATGTACGATCTGGGGACTGTGTAGTTGCATTTTCTAGGAGAGAGATATTTGAGGTGAAATTGGCCATTGAAAAACACACCAACCACCGTTGTTGTGTTATCTATGGTGCTTTGCCACCAGAGACTCGTAGACAGCAAGCTAACTTGTTCAATGATCAAGGTAACGAATTTGATGTGCTGGTTGCAAGTGATGCTGTGGGAATGGGTTTGAATCTTAATATAAGAAGAGTTGTTTTTTACAATCTCTCAAAGTACAATGGTGACAAGATTGTTCCAGTTCCTGCATCACAGGTTAAGCAGATTGCAGGAAGAGCTGGTAGGAGGGGAAGCATATACCCAGATGGACTCACAACAACATTGCACTTAGAGGATTTGGATTACTTGATTGAGTGTTTGAAACAACCTTTTGAACCGGTTAAGAAAGTGGGTCTCTTTCCTTTCTTTGAGCAAGTTGAGCTATTTGCTGGCCAACTCTCAAATGTTACTTTCTGCCAGCTGCTTGAAAAGTTTGGCGAAAATTGCCGTTTAGATGGATCCTACTTCCTATGTAAACATGACCATATAAAGAAAGTAGCTAATATGTTGGAAAAGGTGCCGGGATTATCTTTGGAAGATCGGTTCAACTTTTGTTTTGCTCCTGTTAATATTAGAGACCCCAAAGCAATGTACCATCTTCTGAGGTTTGCTACATCTTATAGTCAAAATGTTGCTGTTAGTGTTGCAATGGGCATGCCAAAAGGTTCTGCTAGAAATGATGCTGAACTCTTAGATCTCGAGACTAAGCATCAGGTGTTGTCGATGTATCTTTGGTTGTCCAACCAATTCAAAGGGGATGTTTTCCCGTATGTGAAGAAGGTTGAGGAAATGGCAGTGAACATTGCTGAATTATTGGGTCAATCTCTTGCCAATGCTTCTTGGAAACCAGAATCAAGGCAGGCAGGAAAGCCAAAGCCTCAGGAGAAGGAAGGTGGTTATGAGAGACCAAGATCACTCATCAAAGCGTATGAGAG GAAAAGGCAAGACGAGACCCCGCTGCCAGAGCATTCAGAGACAGTAGCAGCTTGA